The following proteins come from a genomic window of Lachnoclostridium phytofermentans ISDg:
- a CDS encoding GH36-type glycosyl hydrolase domain-containing protein, giving the protein MILKTLSAPIILENSNSTFTFLPGGDNFEWIHESIMINAFQGNTLDGSTNNLYLRIYKDNSLAFYPLIGMNSKSTIKSGTSTLIFEGTAEDISYTVTFRLTPYGIWFWDISLSGNCNKADIIYSQDIGVGTKGSVNSNELYLAQYLGHSIFQGDYGYVICSRQNMAQGDLFPYLQQGSLGIRSIAYSTDGTQFFGLSYKKTNIPEALYGDLPSKNKQYELAHTALQTEAFSLSGTKQFSFYGICKTNHPEVIREIEYIQELEKAYAYHESGEILPVNVPTLQNIGAPYASSRWDAKQVEHYFPKRLLEEKEEEALLSFFTPEKSHVVLQDKELTTERPHGHILMTNFDVTKVPQGVVSSTNYMYGAFNCQFVVGNTTYNKLLSNHRGLLNIQKDSGQRIFIKIGDCYRQLTLPAAYEMNVAGSTWYYQLDEDVLIITSFAMYNRPEIVLKVQSLGHKKYDFIVTHQLTVGPNEYENEIKLTREGNILQLSPTDPVVTNHFYPELSFRMRIPEDCTLSDDSIFFHNNTTINPSLLSIEILQKSSFDIVMQGFDTGNVIPFLDQYDYKEQLEAYRIYYDQLVCNFKLSAPDKIPLSAEKLNAIIHWYAHDALIHFASPHGLEQSGGAAWGTRDVCQGPIEFFLTTGHFDLVRHILITLYSHQIEGGFEWPQWFMFDHYPIHQEDCHGDVVFWPLKAISDYIQATGDTSILNELVDYRTAKDALPTNQPETILIHIKRAVTTIKNRYLSGTALISYAGGDWDDTLQPANSELKENLVSAWTQALAEQTLELLCSAIKGIDHDFSKELSHMANDIRTSFYQYLIKDGVIAGFLYRESEEHMKYMLHPDDTESSIHYRLLPLTRSIIAQLADFKLATRNLEIIDEHLACPDGVRLMDHPASYSGGISKIFLRAEQAANVGREISLQYVHAHIRYIEALATMGLSKKAWDALMRINPILLTDYVPNALTRQSNVYFSSSEGCFDDRYEYAKNFDKLRTGDINVKGGWRLYSSGPGIYIRRIIADLLGIRFGHNVIHIDPVVTKELDGVTLQFTCFGKTVFFTYHVDDTMDKHICVKSNNNILPGDNLNNIYRDGGIQIAKDVFLSAAMSDNNFHIYVKN; this is encoded by the coding sequence ATGATACTAAAAACATTGTCTGCTCCAATCATCCTAGAAAACAGTAACAGTACTTTTACTTTCTTACCAGGAGGAGACAACTTTGAATGGATTCATGAATCCATTATGATCAATGCTTTTCAAGGTAATACGCTTGATGGCTCTACCAACAATTTGTATCTTCGAATATACAAAGATAATTCCCTTGCTTTCTATCCTCTCATCGGGATGAACTCCAAAAGCACTATAAAATCCGGTACATCAACACTTATTTTTGAAGGAACGGCTGAGGATATTTCCTATACCGTTACTTTTCGTTTAACCCCATACGGTATTTGGTTCTGGGACATATCTCTGTCTGGAAATTGCAACAAAGCAGATATTATCTATTCCCAGGATATCGGTGTCGGTACAAAGGGAAGTGTTAATTCCAATGAATTGTATTTGGCACAATATTTAGGTCATAGCATCTTTCAAGGAGATTATGGCTACGTGATATGTTCCAGACAAAATATGGCTCAGGGTGATTTATTTCCATACCTCCAACAAGGTAGCTTAGGTATTCGTTCCATTGCTTATTCTACCGATGGTACACAATTTTTTGGTCTATCTTATAAAAAAACAAATATCCCTGAAGCATTGTACGGGGATCTTCCAAGCAAAAATAAGCAGTATGAGTTAGCTCATACCGCCCTTCAAACCGAAGCCTTTTCGCTCTCTGGAACAAAACAATTCTCTTTTTATGGTATTTGTAAAACTAATCATCCGGAAGTAATCCGTGAAATAGAGTACATACAGGAATTAGAAAAAGCCTATGCCTACCATGAATCTGGAGAGATCTTGCCTGTTAATGTTCCTACCCTTCAAAACATAGGGGCTCCTTATGCTTCTTCTCGTTGGGATGCCAAACAGGTAGAACATTATTTCCCAAAGAGACTTCTTGAGGAAAAAGAGGAGGAAGCATTACTCTCCTTTTTCACACCAGAAAAAAGTCATGTTGTATTACAAGACAAAGAACTAACAACAGAACGTCCACACGGACATATTCTTATGACAAATTTTGATGTAACTAAGGTTCCTCAAGGTGTAGTAAGTTCTACAAACTATATGTATGGTGCATTTAACTGCCAGTTTGTAGTAGGAAATACAACTTATAATAAACTGCTATCCAATCACAGAGGTTTATTAAACATCCAAAAAGACAGCGGTCAGAGAATCTTTATTAAAATTGGCGACTGCTATAGACAACTTACCTTACCTGCTGCCTACGAGATGAATGTTGCGGGCAGTACCTGGTATTATCAGCTAGACGAGGATGTCTTAATAATTACCTCCTTTGCAATGTATAACCGACCGGAAATTGTACTAAAAGTTCAGTCTCTTGGGCATAAAAAATATGATTTTATTGTTACTCATCAGCTTACGGTAGGACCGAATGAGTATGAAAATGAAATCAAATTGACAAGAGAGGGTAATATACTACAGCTTTCCCCAACCGATCCTGTTGTTACGAATCATTTTTATCCTGAACTTTCGTTCCGAATGAGAATACCAGAGGACTGTACGTTATCAGACGATAGCATTTTCTTTCATAATAATACGACGATTAATCCATCTTTACTATCGATAGAAATACTTCAAAAATCCAGCTTTGATATTGTAATGCAAGGATTTGATACAGGAAATGTAATTCCATTCTTAGATCAGTATGACTATAAAGAACAGCTTGAAGCTTATCGCATTTACTATGATCAATTGGTTTGTAATTTTAAATTAAGTGCTCCAGACAAAATTCCACTTTCAGCAGAGAAACTAAATGCAATCATACATTGGTATGCTCATGATGCCTTAATCCATTTTGCATCTCCACATGGTCTTGAGCAATCCGGTGGTGCAGCATGGGGTACACGAGATGTATGCCAAGGCCCGATAGAATTTTTCTTAACTACAGGGCATTTTGACCTCGTACGACATATTCTGATAACTCTTTACTCCCATCAGATAGAGGGGGGATTCGAGTGGCCTCAGTGGTTTATGTTTGATCATTATCCTATACATCAAGAAGATTGTCATGGGGATGTTGTATTTTGGCCATTAAAAGCTATCAGTGATTATATACAGGCAACCGGAGACACCTCCATTCTAAATGAGCTTGTAGATTACCGCACTGCGAAAGATGCTTTGCCTACCAATCAGCCGGAAACAATACTGATTCATATCAAGCGTGCTGTCACTACAATAAAGAATCGTTATCTATCCGGGACAGCGCTAATTTCCTACGCTGGTGGAGACTGGGATGATACCTTGCAACCAGCCAATAGTGAATTAAAAGAAAATCTGGTAAGCGCCTGGACACAAGCTCTTGCAGAACAGACCTTAGAACTTCTTTGCAGTGCTATTAAGGGTATCGACCATGATTTTTCGAAAGAATTATCTCATATGGCAAACGACATCAGAACATCCTTCTATCAATATCTGATAAAAGACGGGGTTATCGCAGGTTTTCTTTATAGAGAATCCGAAGAACATATGAAGTATATGTTGCATCCGGATGATACGGAGTCATCCATCCATTATCGACTACTGCCACTAACCAGAAGTATTATAGCACAATTGGCTGATTTTAAGTTAGCAACTCGTAATTTAGAAATTATCGATGAACATCTGGCATGTCCGGATGGCGTTCGTTTGATGGACCATCCAGCTAGTTATAGCGGTGGAATCAGTAAAATATTCTTACGTGCAGAACAAGCAGCAAATGTTGGTAGAGAAATCAGCCTGCAGTATGTGCATGCTCACATTCGCTATATAGAAGCATTAGCAACTATGGGCCTTTCTAAAAAAGCATGGGATGCCTTAATGCGTATTAATCCGATCTTATTGACAGATTATGTACCAAATGCCCTTACTCGTCAAAGTAATGTTTACTTTAGCAGTTCCGAAGGATGCTTTGATGATCGTTATGAATATGCAAAAAACTTTGATAAACTAAGAACCGGAGATATTAATGTGAAAGGTGGTTGGAGGCTCTATTCCAGCGGTCCTGGTATTTATATCCGAAGAATCATTGCAGATTTGCTAGGAATTCGTTTCGGCCATAATGTTATCCACATCGATCCTGTTGTTACGAAAGAATTAGATGGCGTAACGCTACAATTTACTTGCTTTGGAAAGACAGTTTTCTTTACCTATCATGTCGATGACACGATGGATAAACATATTTGTGTTAAATCAAATAATAACATACTGCCTGGAGACAACTTAAACAATATCTACAGAGACGGTGGCATTCAGATTGCAAAAGATGTTTTCTTATCTGCTGCTATGAGCGATAATAATTTTCATATTTATGTTAAGAACTAA
- a CDS encoding ABC transporter permease encodes MKVKRGFQAFGKEMRKNWVMFLMLLPAIVYFIIFSYVTMPGAYVAFVNYNPNKGIFKSDFVGFKNFEFLIKNGDLWRITKNTLLYNIVFLILSHSLQIILAIMLSEIMNKYFKKISQSVILLPHFISYVVVGVFAYNFFNFDNGFINSILVNLGMERFPFYSNPGIWKYIIVFFYIWKTTGYGMIVYLAAITGISGEVYEAAYIDGASRFQRICYVTIPLLKQTFVLLVLFGLGGILRGSFDLFYNLIGTNSLLYRQTDIIDTYVYRSLIGSFNFASSAAVGLYQSVFGLILVLTINLIVRKIEPESALF; translated from the coding sequence TTGAAAGTAAAGCGGGGGTTCCAAGCATTTGGAAAAGAAATGCGTAAAAATTGGGTCATGTTTCTTATGCTTCTGCCAGCAATCGTTTATTTTATTATTTTTTCCTACGTTACGATGCCTGGAGCATATGTTGCTTTCGTCAATTACAATCCCAACAAGGGAATTTTCAAAAGTGATTTTGTAGGTTTTAAAAATTTTGAATTTTTAATAAAGAATGGTGATCTTTGGAGAATCACAAAAAATACGTTATTGTACAATATAGTTTTTTTGATATTAAGCCATTCTTTACAGATTATATTAGCAATTATGTTGTCTGAAATAATGAATAAATATTTTAAAAAAATTTCCCAATCAGTAATCTTACTTCCTCATTTTATTTCTTATGTGGTAGTTGGAGTTTTTGCATATAACTTTTTTAATTTCGATAACGGCTTTATTAACTCTATATTGGTAAATCTAGGTATGGAGCGTTTTCCTTTTTATTCTAATCCGGGGATATGGAAGTACATAATTGTCTTTTTCTATATATGGAAGACAACAGGATATGGAATGATTGTGTATTTAGCAGCTATCACAGGAATTAGTGGTGAAGTTTATGAAGCAGCTTATATAGATGGCGCCAGTCGTTTTCAAAGGATTTGTTATGTAACGATCCCACTTTTAAAACAAACCTTTGTCTTATTAGTATTATTTGGTCTTGGAGGTATTTTACGAGGATCCTTTGATTTATTTTATAATCTTATAGGTACCAATTCACTCCTATATCGCCAGACGGATATTATTGATACTTATGTATACCGTAGTTTAATTGGTTCCTTTAATTTTGCATCCAGTGCAGCTGTTGGACTATACCAATCCGTGTTTGGCTTGATCTTAGTTCTTACAATTAACTTGATAGTCAGAAAAATTGAGCCAGAGAGTGCACTATTTTAA